From a region of the Pontibacillus yanchengensis genome:
- a CDS encoding ABC transporter ATP-binding protein — MSTVTLSNITKQFGDVAAVKDIDLVIEEGEFFTFLGPSGCGKTTTLRMIAGFYYPTKGKVMFNDKDMTTVSPENRNTGMVFQNYALFPHMTVFENVAFGLKVRKVSKGEIRSRVEDVLSKVHLKQFIDRQVSHLSGGQQQRVALARALVIEPDILLLDEPLSNLDARLRDEMRNEILRLQREYKITTIYVTHDQVEALTMSDRIAVFNVGNCQQVGTPTDIYNQPVNDFVAEFIGETNLWEVEFSSEDEEYKTFLFNSVNTEIVVKNTSEQIASYRQDDKLKMSVRPEAINVSKSVIEEENVLKGKVKLVQFTGESVHTFISLDEGSITVKVTDLNRGPSTYLQEGEVVYVQFPADQVRIVPSVEE, encoded by the coding sequence ATGTCAACTGTAACTCTTTCAAATATTACAAAACAATTTGGTGATGTGGCAGCAGTTAAGGATATAGATTTAGTGATAGAAGAGGGAGAATTTTTTACTTTCTTAGGTCCTAGTGGGTGCGGGAAGACCACGACTCTTCGAATGATTGCTGGATTCTATTATCCTACAAAAGGTAAAGTGATGTTTAATGACAAAGACATGACTACGGTTTCACCCGAAAATAGAAATACGGGCATGGTTTTTCAAAACTATGCCCTTTTCCCTCACATGACGGTATTTGAAAATGTTGCATTTGGCTTGAAAGTTCGGAAAGTGAGTAAGGGTGAAATAAGAAGTCGTGTTGAGGATGTATTGTCTAAGGTCCATCTTAAACAATTTATAGACCGTCAAGTTAGTCATCTCAGTGGAGGCCAGCAACAACGTGTTGCATTAGCTAGGGCGTTAGTCATTGAACCAGATATTTTATTATTGGATGAACCTTTAAGTAACTTAGATGCAAGGTTAAGAGATGAGATGAGGAATGAGATTCTGCGTTTGCAGAGAGAATATAAGATTACCACCATTTATGTTACCCATGACCAAGTAGAGGCTTTAACAATGAGTGATCGGATTGCTGTATTCAATGTTGGTAATTGTCAACAAGTAGGAACTCCTACAGATATATATAATCAACCTGTAAACGACTTTGTAGCAGAATTTATAGGAGAAACAAATTTATGGGAAGTTGAATTTTCTTCTGAGGATGAAGAATATAAGACTTTTTTATTTAATTCGGTGAATACAGAAATAGTCGTGAAGAACACCTCTGAGCAAATAGCGTCTTATCGTCAAGATGACAAGCTGAAAATGTCGGTCAGGCCAGAAGCAATTAATGTTTCTAAATCAGTAATCGAAGAGGAAAACGTTCTTAAAGGAAAAGTGAAGCTTGTACAGTTTACTGGTGAATCAGTTCATACTTTTATTTCACTTGATGAGGGTAGTATCACCGTTAAAGTGACAGATTTAAACAGAGGACCTAGTACCTATCTACAAGAAGGTGAAGTAGTATATGTCCAATTTCCAGCAGATCAGGTTCGTATCGTTCCAAGTGTGGAGGAGTGA
- the argH gene encoding argininosuccinate lyase, producing MSKLKEAFEKEDGIGFPGKTYAEELLKPVFNDQKEHLFDSMFMIHRAHTIMLKEQAIISEEEGDEILMGVHEVCKLGKDSFHYAPEYEDLFFMVESKISNYIGDDLAGKMHIARSRNDMGEAMYRLVIRDYLLELISNVQMLGDALVNQADSYKEAVMPAHTHTQPAQPTTFGHYLLAISDNLSRDIERLWNAYHTVNKSPMGAAAITTTGFSINRERMVELLGFEGVMENSYDAIGTGDYLLESGLSLVSLMTNTGRWIQEFLRMASNEVGLLNVSDAYVQISSIMPQKRNPVSLEHSRALASSAVGEGLTAVQMIHNTPYGDIVDTEDDLQPHLYRGFNKAIRVVKLLTAVVTTMNFNKERALQQASTNMITITELADVLARDYNVPFRNAHHFSSVVSKNVKALGKELYEVEVNQVNEWLEGVQLSENDWKAIVDPRQFVNRRNICGGPNPDVVKRMLENRVHFWGDQKKKIDTRASSISNVKVQLSQA from the coding sequence ATGAGCAAGCTGAAAGAAGCATTTGAAAAAGAAGATGGCATAGGTTTTCCAGGGAAAACCTATGCAGAAGAGCTACTGAAACCTGTCTTTAATGATCAAAAAGAACATCTTTTCGATTCCATGTTTATGATCCATCGTGCGCATACCATAATGTTAAAGGAACAAGCCATCATTTCCGAGGAAGAAGGGGATGAGATTCTAATGGGCGTTCATGAAGTGTGCAAATTAGGAAAAGATTCCTTTCATTATGCTCCTGAATATGAAGACTTATTCTTCATGGTTGAATCTAAAATTTCCAACTATATTGGGGATGATTTAGCAGGAAAAATGCATATAGCAAGAAGTAGGAATGATATGGGAGAGGCGATGTATCGCTTGGTGATCCGAGATTATCTTTTAGAGCTTATATCAAATGTACAAATGCTAGGAGACGCACTAGTGAACCAAGCAGACTCCTATAAAGAAGCAGTCATGCCTGCCCATACACATACCCAGCCTGCTCAACCAACTACCTTTGGACATTATTTACTAGCAATATCAGATAATCTATCAAGAGATATAGAGCGCTTGTGGAATGCGTATCATACAGTTAATAAGTCACCGATGGGAGCTGCTGCTATTACTACAACTGGTTTTAGCATCAATCGTGAAAGAATGGTAGAATTACTCGGCTTTGAAGGTGTGATGGAAAATTCCTATGATGCAATTGGAACAGGAGATTATTTATTAGAGTCGGGACTATCTTTAGTAAGTCTCATGACAAATACAGGCCGATGGATTCAAGAATTTCTAAGAATGGCTTCTAATGAAGTAGGTTTATTAAATGTTTCCGATGCATATGTCCAAATTAGTAGCATCATGCCACAAAAGAGGAACCCTGTTTCCCTAGAACATTCCAGAGCACTTGCAAGTAGTGCTGTAGGAGAAGGGTTAACAGCTGTACAAATGATTCATAATACTCCTTATGGAGATATAGTGGATACAGAAGATGACCTTCAACCTCATCTTTACAGAGGATTTAATAAGGCTATTCGAGTAGTGAAATTATTAACTGCAGTAGTTACAACGATGAATTTTAATAAAGAACGAGCATTACAACAAGCAAGCACCAATATGATTACAATTACAGAATTGGCTGATGTGCTTGCAAGAGATTACAATGTTCCATTTAGAAATGCACACCATTTCTCCAGTGTAGTAAGCAAAAACGTAAAAGCTCTTGGTAAAGAACTATATGAAGTTGAAGTAAACCAAGTGAATGAGTGGTTAGAAGGTGTGCAATTAAGTGAAAATGATTGGAAAGCAATCGTAGATCCTCGTCAATTTGTAAATAGGAGGAACATATGCGGTGGACCAAATCCAGATGTCGTAAAAAGGATGTTGGAAAATCGAGTACACTTCTGGGGTGACCAGAAAAAGAAAATTGATACCCGTGCGTCTAGTATTTCTAATGTGAAAGTGCAGTTGAGTCAAGCGTAA
- a CDS encoding YdcF family protein, with protein sequence MDKRILIRNLFMIGFVPFCLLITLIIIYAILGREYLVIEGNPQKSEAIIVLSGSDGRLEHAVKLYKKGYGENIILTNSTEPSTTKKEAIELGVPEDAIIEEKKATSTYENALFSKDIMEKRDITSAVVVTSDYHTRRSKYTFETIFSSTDINLSYDVAPSAFQTSGKMNEYDKRIVLSEYTKLTGYWLRFLVT encoded by the coding sequence ATGGACAAACGCATTCTCATACGCAACCTTTTTATGATAGGCTTCGTTCCCTTTTGCCTACTAATCACTCTCATCATCATATACGCCATACTAGGTAGAGAGTACCTGGTCATTGAGGGAAACCCTCAAAAATCAGAAGCAATCATTGTGCTAAGTGGTTCCGATGGCAGACTAGAGCATGCCGTCAAACTATATAAGAAGGGATATGGAGAGAACATCATTTTAACCAACTCCACAGAACCAAGTACAACAAAAAAGGAAGCGATCGAACTCGGAGTTCCAGAGGATGCCATCATAGAAGAAAAGAAAGCCACCAGTACATACGAAAATGCCCTTTTCTCCAAAGATATAATGGAAAAAAGGGACATTACCTCCGCTGTTGTGGTAACAAGTGATTACCATACGCGAAGGTCGAAATATACATTTGAAACGATCTTCTCTTCTACAGATATAAACCTGAGTTATGATGTTGCCCCTTCTGCCTTTCAAACATCGGGCAAAATGAATGAATATGATAAGCGAATCGTATTGAGTGAGTACACCAAGCTTACGGGGTATTGGTTGCGGTTTCTGGTGACTTAA
- a CDS encoding PIG-L family deacetylase, with protein MKKFCSTLLAFLLVGSLFSPTSLKGEEVTNEKLDLWESVVPLTTTTSFMNTGAHPDDERSHFLAYLSRGQGVQTSFLLSTRGQGGQNEIGSELGNELGIIRTNELQASSNVLGIETFFLNQGLNDSVKDFGFSKSAEETLNKWGETKTYERLIHYIRQFKPDIIMPSFRNVDTQHGHHRAMTMLTKKAFKDAANPDVFPDQLDNGLSTWQAKKMYLPAETEEQTTTSIQIGINDTHYDMTYPQLGEKARYLHESQGMGKEVGDGEETVNLQLVKSTVGDIPEHEDTIFENIPYDFNDHAKSLTKSENAYKNKLIRLQKDLEAVKDAYPNAEKVFTEAKQTLDELQKLKSKMNKGNKLEAETKKTLLHKLEVKEKQLVDTIYEAAQIDVNVQVNDSKLTDRDETKVSVKVENNGTHNIEAIRSKLSIPADWKMVGDQNYTTLKSGENTTFHYKVKTDINKYYNPYNNPAIQANITLKVGNQFLTKQYKPNETVAQLPEVSLTLEPEKLVINTNDVKESTSLDVQVEKFAEGDLTTEVSLNLPKGWKAEPNSKTVRFNEDEENKQVSFELIPPPTVAEGDFTITPKAKVGNKIISESVQTIQYEHIGTDYSISDAKVEGTAFPLDYPNDLKVGYVDSGFDKVAEQLTNIGMDITKLNKEQLQNGDLSKYDTIVTGIRAYLSREDLLNNNKQLLEYVENGGHLVVQYNKPWDNWDPQATAPYKLVIGQPSIKWRVTHEDAPIEVLKPDSPLFNYPNSIKQSDWEGWVQERGLYFPMEWSDKYETYVSVADPGEDAFKSGILMADYGEGSYLYSNLVWYRQIQNQVPGGYRIFTNLISYPYHDTK; from the coding sequence TTGAAGAAATTTTGTAGCACATTGTTGGCATTTCTTTTGGTTGGGTCGCTCTTCTCTCCAACCTCTTTAAAGGGAGAAGAAGTCACAAATGAAAAGCTAGATCTTTGGGAATCAGTAGTACCATTAACAACTACCACGAGTTTTATGAACACAGGAGCACATCCAGATGATGAAAGAAGTCACTTTCTAGCTTATCTGTCTAGAGGACAAGGAGTCCAGACATCTTTCCTTTTATCTACAAGAGGACAAGGGGGACAAAATGAAATAGGAAGTGAACTTGGTAATGAGCTTGGCATCATACGAACGAATGAATTACAAGCATCCTCCAACGTACTAGGCATTGAAACATTTTTCTTAAATCAAGGTTTAAATGATTCCGTAAAAGATTTTGGTTTCTCCAAATCTGCAGAAGAAACACTCAACAAATGGGGAGAAACGAAAACATACGAACGATTGATCCACTATATCCGTCAATTCAAACCAGATATCATCATGCCCTCTTTTCGAAATGTTGATACACAACATGGCCACCACAGAGCAATGACAATGCTAACAAAGAAAGCATTCAAAGATGCTGCCAACCCCGACGTATTTCCAGACCAACTAGATAATGGACTTTCCACTTGGCAGGCTAAAAAAATGTACTTACCAGCTGAAACGGAAGAACAAACTACTACTTCCATCCAGATCGGTATTAATGACACTCACTACGATATGACCTATCCACAACTAGGTGAAAAAGCTCGTTATTTACACGAATCTCAAGGTATGGGAAAAGAAGTAGGAGATGGAGAGGAAACAGTCAACCTTCAGCTCGTTAAGTCTACAGTAGGTGATATTCCAGAACATGAAGACACTATTTTTGAGAACATCCCTTATGATTTTAATGATCATGCAAAATCGTTAACCAAGTCAGAAAACGCTTACAAAAATAAACTCATTCGACTTCAAAAGGATTTAGAAGCAGTCAAAGACGCATATCCAAATGCTGAGAAAGTCTTTACAGAGGCAAAACAAACCCTCGATGAATTACAAAAACTTAAATCTAAGATGAATAAAGGAAATAAACTAGAAGCTGAAACGAAGAAGACATTACTGCACAAATTAGAGGTGAAGGAGAAACAGTTGGTAGATACCATTTACGAAGCAGCTCAGATTGATGTGAATGTCCAAGTAAATGATTCTAAATTAACAGACAGAGACGAAACAAAAGTTAGCGTTAAAGTTGAAAATAACGGGACTCACAATATAGAAGCAATACGCTCTAAACTTTCTATCCCAGCTGATTGGAAAATGGTTGGGGACCAAAACTATACTACGCTAAAATCAGGAGAAAATACAACCTTCCATTATAAAGTGAAGACAGATATCAACAAATATTACAATCCTTATAACAACCCAGCTATTCAAGCAAACATAACCCTTAAGGTGGGGAATCAATTTCTCACAAAGCAATACAAGCCAAATGAAACCGTAGCACAACTTCCAGAGGTTTCTCTTACATTAGAACCAGAAAAATTAGTGATTAATACGAATGATGTAAAAGAAAGCACTTCATTAGATGTCCAAGTTGAAAAATTTGCAGAAGGAGACCTAACCACTGAAGTTTCATTGAATTTACCAAAAGGTTGGAAAGCAGAACCCAATTCCAAGACAGTTCGATTCAATGAAGACGAAGAGAATAAACAAGTATCATTTGAGCTTATTCCTCCTCCAACAGTAGCAGAAGGAGATTTTACTATCACTCCTAAAGCGAAGGTAGGAAACAAGATAATTAGTGAGTCGGTCCAAACTATTCAATACGAACATATTGGAACAGATTATTCCATATCCGATGCTAAAGTTGAAGGCACTGCTTTCCCTCTAGATTATCCGAATGATTTAAAGGTGGGATACGTAGATAGTGGTTTCGACAAAGTTGCTGAACAATTAACGAATATTGGAATGGATATTACAAAACTGAACAAAGAACAATTACAAAATGGCGATCTATCGAAATACGATACGATTGTAACTGGGATTAGAGCTTACCTATCTCGCGAAGACTTACTCAATAATAACAAGCAGTTACTAGAATACGTCGAAAATGGCGGTCATCTTGTAGTCCAATACAATAAACCTTGGGATAACTGGGATCCTCAAGCAACAGCACCATACAAACTAGTTATTGGACAGCCTTCTATCAAATGGCGGGTTACACACGAAGATGCACCAATTGAGGTATTAAAACCAGACTCTCCATTGTTTAACTATCCAAACAGCATAAAACAATCCGATTGGGAGGGTTGGGTTCAAGAAAGAGGTCTATACTTCCCGATGGAATGGTCCGATAAGTATGAGACATATGTAAGCGTAGCAGATCCAGGAGAAGACGCCTTCAAAAGCGGTATTCTAATGGCCGACTACGGGGAAGGAAGTTACCTCTACTCCAACTTAGTATGGTATCGCCAAATTCAAAACCAAGTTCCTGGAGGGTATAGAATCTTCACTAACTTAATTAGCTATCCTTATCATGACACCAAGTAA
- a CDS encoding N-acetylmuramoyl-L-alanine amidase: MTKRVAWDNGHGFNTSGKRSPDGEREWSFNDEVGTAGIHRLRQYEGVEVVRLDDSTGKRDLPLTERTNKANQWKADILVSCHHNAYQGKWGNHTGIETYTYVGHWPEAERLANHVHKRVIDVYGLADRGHKKADFHMLRESFMPAILCELGFMDSTIDIRKLRNKTLLHQAGEAIADGIAQYLGLKLRNSDSFVIEMERMTPTKREEVESWLCERGWVYSIKNG; the protein is encoded by the coding sequence ATGACAAAACGAGTAGCCTGGGATAATGGACATGGTTTTAACACTTCCGGCAAGAGGTCGCCAGATGGGGAGAGGGAGTGGTCGTTTAATGATGAGGTGGGAACAGCAGGGATTCATCGGTTAAGGCAGTATGAGGGTGTGGAAGTGGTGAGGTTGGATGATTCTACAGGGAAGCGTGATCTTCCGTTAACGGAGCGGACGAATAAAGCAAATCAATGGAAGGCGGATATACTCGTTTCCTGCCACCACAATGCGTATCAAGGAAAATGGGGAAATCATACTGGCATTGAAACATATACCTATGTAGGTCATTGGCCTGAAGCAGAAAGATTAGCTAACCACGTTCATAAGCGCGTGATAGACGTGTATGGTTTAGCTGATCGAGGGCACAAGAAAGCTGATTTTCATATGTTACGAGAATCCTTCATGCCTGCTATATTATGTGAGTTGGGATTTATGGATTCTACTATTGATATAAGGAAGCTACGAAATAAAACATTGCTCCATCAAGCAGGGGAAGCCATAGCGGATGGTATTGCGCAGTATTTAGGATTGAAACTCAGGAACTCAGATTCTTTTGTGATTGAAATGGAGCGGATGACGCCAACCAAACGGGAAGAAGTGGAAAGCTGGTTATGTGAGCGGGGGTGGGTCTATAGTATAAAGAATGGGTGA
- a CDS encoding ROK family transcriptional regulator, with protein sequence MQKGDAAYIKKMNMKLVLNCIMENEPISRAEISKLVQISKPSVSLIVESLLDEGWVQETGPGQSTFGGGRKPVQLVFNPKAAYVIGVDIGGTKVASGITGLDGNVYAYREFETQSYLNDQLIKRLQEDVLFMMQELGISDQDVLGMGVGVPGVTNVKEGVVLEAPTLKWKQYPLQEIASNYFNFPIYIENDVNTSLLGEHWLGTSKNAENIIYIAIGTGIGSGIMINGRLFRGSNYSAGEMGYLVTDLQAAKSYNPTFEGYGFLESVASGSSIGNKLSEVKGEALTSKDAFELKSQGDEEASKVVDDAIEHLGFGIANYISLFDPDVVILGGGVSKSFSQFNQALSEIIERFSPESCEVVPSSFGNEAGVIGAVALFLKESDFIIQI encoded by the coding sequence ATGCAGAAAGGCGATGCAGCATATATAAAGAAGATGAATATGAAACTAGTACTTAATTGTATTATGGAGAATGAACCTATATCACGAGCAGAGATATCAAAACTAGTTCAAATCAGTAAACCTTCTGTATCACTAATAGTAGAAAGTTTATTAGATGAAGGATGGGTTCAAGAAACAGGTCCTGGCCAGTCCACATTTGGTGGTGGTAGAAAACCAGTTCAACTTGTATTTAATCCAAAAGCTGCATATGTCATAGGCGTAGATATTGGCGGTACAAAAGTAGCTTCCGGGATCACTGGTTTAGACGGAAACGTTTATGCTTATCGAGAATTTGAGACACAAAGTTATTTAAATGATCAATTGATAAAGCGCTTACAAGAAGATGTGTTGTTTATGATGCAAGAGTTAGGTATAAGTGATCAAGATGTTTTAGGGATGGGGGTAGGAGTTCCTGGTGTTACCAATGTCAAGGAAGGAGTTGTGTTAGAGGCTCCTACACTAAAATGGAAGCAATATCCTCTTCAAGAAATAGCAAGTAACTATTTTAACTTCCCTATTTATATAGAGAATGATGTAAATACGAGTTTGCTAGGTGAGCACTGGCTAGGTACTAGTAAAAATGCAGAAAACATAATATACATTGCAATTGGAACTGGTATTGGGAGTGGAATCATGATAAACGGTAGATTGTTTAGAGGTAGTAATTACAGTGCTGGAGAGATGGGGTATCTTGTGACTGATCTTCAAGCTGCAAAAAGCTATAACCCTACATTTGAAGGTTATGGGTTCTTAGAGAGTGTAGCGAGTGGGTCGTCTATTGGTAATAAACTATCAGAGGTGAAAGGGGAGGCTTTAACATCTAAAGATGCCTTTGAGTTAAAGTCGCAAGGTGATGAGGAAGCCAGTAAAGTTGTCGATGACGCAATTGAACACTTAGGTTTTGGCATCGCAAATTATATTTCTTTATTTGATCCAGACGTAGTCATTTTAGGGGGTGGTGTCAGCAAATCATTTAGTCAGTTTAATCAAGCTCTTTCGGAGATTATTGAACGTTTTTCTCCAGAAAGTTGTGAAGTTGTTCCTTCTTCATTTGGTAATGAAGCCGGAGTAATTGGGGCAGTAGCTTTGTTTTTAAAGGAAAGTGATTTCATAATTCAAATTTAA
- a CDS encoding ABC transporter permease, with amino-acid sequence MLNAENRKTLFLLIPIILVLVSYVLYPTLETLIESLKQSGTFTLQNYIDFFGPKAQSNLQALWHSVYISVLSVLFSALIGVPLAFIFTRYDFPGRSFFSGIAIMPIVLPSLVGVMAFMFLYGEAGLIPNAIKDLLNLEEVPFTISGVSGILLVHAYTMYPYFYMTVSSALNNVDPSLEESAANLGSNRFGVFWKVTFPLLTPGLVAASLLVFMVSMASFSAPFLLAGGYRVLSLQIYFSKVNGNLEMAATQSIILSAVSISFLLFMRWFQNRKDYRMGTKGIGAHRSEVNSPIIKWTMVTLGIVAMIVLLLPHAVLAILSFVPEGAWTYQTYPTAFNLENYRLLFEDPNIWDPVRNSLIMAFIACAGCAVFGMLTSYALVKRKFIGKNLLDILVMIPWALPATVVGMNLILAFNKESPFSFGQVLVGTFWILPLAYFIRFIPLVVRSTNAVLEQMDDSIEEAAQNLGAKWLYTFRRVVLPLIMPGVLSGTLLAFVQAVGEFPTSVLLYTLSNRPISIEIMNQLRMFNLGQAAAYGMIQVGLIAIVMIISYKFFGVKSENTL; translated from the coding sequence ATGTTGAATGCCGAGAACAGAAAAACCTTATTTCTACTTATCCCAATCATCCTTGTTTTAGTAAGTTACGTCTTGTACCCAACCCTTGAAACACTGATAGAGAGTTTGAAACAGAGTGGAACTTTTACCTTGCAAAATTATATTGATTTTTTCGGTCCGAAGGCTCAATCGAATTTACAAGCGTTATGGCATTCCGTTTACATATCAGTGCTTTCTGTGTTGTTTAGTGCCCTTATTGGAGTGCCATTAGCGTTTATTTTTACAAGATACGATTTTCCGGGTCGATCTTTCTTCTCTGGTATCGCCATTATGCCAATTGTACTTCCTTCACTGGTAGGTGTAATGGCATTTATGTTCTTATATGGAGAAGCAGGGCTTATACCAAATGCAATCAAGGACTTATTGAATTTAGAAGAAGTTCCTTTCACTATTAGTGGGGTTTCTGGGATATTGCTAGTTCATGCATATACTATGTATCCATATTTTTACATGACGGTATCTTCCGCTTTGAATAATGTAGACCCATCTTTAGAAGAGTCAGCAGCAAATTTAGGTTCTAACAGGTTCGGCGTTTTTTGGAAAGTAACATTTCCCTTATTGACTCCTGGCTTAGTTGCTGCATCTTTATTGGTATTCATGGTATCAATGGCCTCCTTCAGCGCACCTTTTCTATTAGCTGGTGGCTATCGTGTGCTAAGTCTACAAATCTATTTTTCTAAGGTGAATGGAAACTTGGAAATGGCAGCTACTCAATCGATTATCTTATCAGCTGTATCCATTTCGTTTTTATTATTTATGCGTTGGTTTCAAAACCGAAAAGACTATCGCATGGGCACAAAAGGGATTGGTGCTCACAGAAGTGAAGTGAACAGCCCGATTATTAAATGGACAATGGTTACGTTGGGAATTGTTGCAATGATTGTCTTGTTATTACCTCATGCTGTTCTTGCCATTCTTTCCTTTGTTCCTGAAGGAGCTTGGACGTATCAGACATACCCTACTGCCTTTAATTTGGAGAATTACCGATTGCTCTTCGAAGATCCAAATATATGGGATCCAGTAAGGAATAGTTTAATCATGGCCTTTATAGCTTGTGCTGGATGTGCAGTATTTGGAATGCTTACTTCCTACGCTCTTGTGAAGCGTAAGTTTATAGGAAAGAACCTACTGGATATTCTAGTTATGATTCCGTGGGCGTTACCTGCTACTGTTGTTGGTATGAATCTCATACTGGCTTTTAATAAGGAATCTCCTTTTTCTTTTGGTCAAGTGTTAGTTGGAACGTTCTGGATTTTGCCTCTAGCGTATTTCATTCGTTTTATTCCATTAGTGGTACGTTCTACAAATGCTGTTTTAGAACAGATGGATGATTCTATAGAAGAAGCCGCCCAGAATCTTGGGGCAAAGTGGCTTTATACATTTAGAAGAGTCGTTTTACCTTTAATTATGCCGGGTGTACTAAGTGGTACATTGCTAGCATTTGTTCAAGCTGTCGGCGAATTTCCAACATCAGTCTTGCTCTATACACTAAGTAATAGACCAATATCTATAGAAATTATGAACCAACTGCGAATGTTTAATCTAGGTCAAGCTGCTGCTTACGGAATGATACAAGTTGGGCTCATAGCAATTGTGATGATTATTTCCTATAAATTCTTTGGAGTAAAATCAGAGAATACATTATAA
- a CDS encoding extracellular solute-binding protein, with amino-acid sequence MKFRWMMFLSLLLVFGLVLGGCMASDEEAGGDGNTDETSGDEASGDGSDEGNNDKNLEDKVVVYSPHGKDILSEFEKQFEAEYDVDMEFLDMGSQEILDRVRSEKNNTQADIWWGAPQVMFDEAKNAELLQKYKPSYADSLEDMYHDEDWYWTGTSQTPEVILYNNKEISEEEAPKDWDDLVKPKWKDEIIIRYPLASGTMRTIYSSMIYRDYKETQSPEKGYEWLQKLDQNTKEYAANPEIMYNQVAKGVGTVSVWNMPDTVMLAEEKGYPFSYVIPESGTPVLTEGIAIVDGAPHPEAAKAFYEFVNTEEAAKLLAENYYRIPTRDDISDLPEWIQETDINAMDIDWKVFQEKSGEWMEHWDSEIKNTEKETGE; translated from the coding sequence ATGAAATTTCGTTGGATGATGTTTTTATCATTGTTGTTAGTTTTTGGCTTAGTATTAGGAGGCTGTATGGCAAGTGATGAAGAAGCTGGAGGAGATGGAAATACAGATGAAACTTCAGGCGATGAAGCAAGTGGAGATGGTTCAGATGAGGGGAATAATGACAAGAATCTTGAGGACAAAGTAGTTGTATATTCTCCACATGGAAAAGATATACTTAGTGAATTCGAAAAACAATTTGAGGCTGAGTACGATGTAGATATGGAATTTTTGGATATGGGTTCTCAAGAAATACTTGATCGTGTTCGCTCTGAAAAAAATAATACACAAGCAGATATTTGGTGGGGCGCTCCTCAAGTAATGTTTGATGAAGCGAAAAATGCAGAACTACTTCAAAAATATAAGCCATCCTACGCTGATTCACTAGAGGATATGTATCATGATGAAGATTGGTACTGGACCGGAACTTCTCAAACACCTGAGGTTATTCTATATAACAATAAAGAAATCTCTGAAGAAGAAGCACCTAAGGATTGGGATGATTTAGTGAAACCTAAGTGGAAAGACGAAATAATTATTCGTTACCCTCTTGCTTCAGGTACTATGCGTACTATTTATTCTTCCATGATTTATAGAGATTACAAAGAAACTCAGAGCCCTGAAAAAGGTTACGAATGGCTTCAAAAATTAGACCAAAATACCAAGGAATATGCTGCTAATCCAGAAATTATGTATAACCAAGTTGCTAAAGGTGTTGGAACAGTATCTGTCTGGAATATGCCCGATACTGTAATGCTAGCTGAAGAGAAAGGTTATCCATTTAGTTATGTTATCCCTGAAAGTGGAACACCTGTATTGACTGAAGGAATTGCAATTGTAGATGGTGCCCCTCATCCAGAAGCTGCGAAGGCATTTTATGAATTTGTTAACACAGAGGAAGCTGCGAAACTATTAGCTGAGAATTACTATCGTATTCCAACCAGAGATGATATCAGTGATTTACCTGAATGGATCCAAGAGACAGATATCAATGCCATGGATATTGATTGGAAAGTGTTCCAGGAAAAATCAGGAGAATGGATGGAGCACTGGGACTCAGAGATTAAGAATACAGAAAAAGAAACCGGAGAATAA